The nucleotide window AGTGGAGTATCTCAGCTCTGTGAGAGGCTTGGAAGGATGCTTAGTGATTCTGGAGGTTTGCTTCCATCTGAACGGAATAAGAGAGACATTCTTCTTCACTGCCACAAATTAAATCTTATATGGGTAGGTCCGAACAAACTTGGCCGTATAGAGCCAGAGTATTTGGAAATAATTCTAGGTTACCCATTGAATCACACTCAAGCTACGGAGAGTAACTTAACTGAAAGGCTTCATTCACTTAAATACAGCTTCCAGATAGACACTTTGGGGCATCATCTCTCTGTATTGAAATCTATGTTCCCAGATGGAGTAACAATGTTGTCAATTTTTAGTGGAATAGGTGGGGCAGAAGTTGCCTTAAACCGGCTTGGAATCCATATGAAGGGCGTTGTCTCGGTGGAAATTAGTGAAACAAAGCGGAGAATTCTAAGAAAGTGGTGGCAAATTAGCGGCCAAACTGGAGAGCTAGAGCAGATAGAAGACATCCAAAAGCTAAACAGCAACAAGATTGATAAACTGATTGAGAAGTATGGTGGTTTTGACTTCATCATCTGTCAGAGCCCATGCACTCACTCTTCAAGAAGTCCTAAAATGGGCACACAGGGTGATGAAGCATCGGGTTTTGACTTCTCATTGTTTTGCGAGTTTGTTCGTGTTTTGCAACTTGTAAGGAGTCTAATGGAAAGAAAGAGGTAACCAATTTTCCTTTGTATGTTTATTTCCAGTATGTTTAATAATAACTATCTTTTCAAACTCTATAAGGTCTCACTTTGAGGAAAACAGTGAAAGAGATCCCACAACTCGGATGTGTAATTTTTCTTTGGATCCCTGTACTGTGCACGAATCTTTCATCCTCACTAAGCTACCTTCTGTTACTTTTTATTATAATCTTTAAATATAGAAGTAGAATGAAGTTGGTAGAATAGGGGGGAAAATGaatgtggtttttttttttttttcttcaatggaggcttaATGAGGTGGGTAATAATTGGTGTCACATTGTAAGAggtagtttttttttaattattatgaatatGATTGATCTTTTCTTATTATTTCACTCTTATTATCTTATGGAGAAAAATCAATCAGATTAGTCTGAtattattaacattataaataaaataataataataataatatattattattattattattattattgaaaggtAAAATAAGTGATTTTGCATTGGGCCTTAAGCCTTTGTACAAAAGGTTGTCTCCATGCCAACTGTCATTGTTATAGGCCGCAAACTCACACCTCACCTTGATCATGATGGCACCAAAGGAAACCCACAAAATGGTGAGCCACAGCTCTCCGGGGTCTACCAATTGCATGATATGGGTTGGTCTTTGGCCCTAAAAAGGCCCAAAAAAGGCTTACTATCGTGATTCAGGACACGAACTTGAAGATTGAAAAGTGAAGGTCAAGCTTTGGTGGTTAGTCATTTGTGTGGGACAAAATCATTTGGATTGCGACTCCTCCAATTGCTTATTTTCCTAAATTTTGAAAAACATCTAGTTTATTTTCGTGAGCCTCCCCTTtgtatttacttcaatttctatacagtattatttcttattattttaaaaattgaaataagaTGTCTCATTAGCATATATTTTCAtcctttattaaaaaaaattcgaAAATAAgtgttttatttttaataaaaaaaatgttttttttttaagtaactaGAAAGTCAGCTAGGTAGTTACAAAATCTCCCAGGAACAAAGTATGatcatttgaatttttttttgtcaAGGTAAAAATGCGTACACTCAATGCCCAGAGAGATtacttaatattttaataaaatcataataattttattaagacTTTTCACATTAGATGTGGGATTCTAAAGATTAGCTTCTGGGTACGGTGACACACTAATAAACCTCAATCAGGATCATATCGGGACACTCGGCTCACCCTTTATTGTTTACTGTGGGTCtcttttggcttttttttttttcaaaagtaaAAACGTACGCATCCAATATTCAGAAACAGGATCCGATATTTTGATAAAAGCATGATAATTTTACTAATATTATGTATTTCATATAAATGTTATACACACACTCGACGTGGGATCCGAATTACCAACGAATATTTGAAAGTTAGATTTAACAAATTTGTTTGTTTGATAAAATAATGGAAACCGTGAAATAAGTTGGACTTTTCTGCTGACTAAAGTGCTCGTGTTGGTTTGTCCTTTACCAGTCATTTTGGACATCTATGAATCTCTGTATCAATTCATGGGCAATAATAGCCAATATAGCCATCATGGACGTGGGTGGCCCAAAGTTGGGTTATTCGAAGATTTAGGATTTTCTGGCCCCTACACGCCTCTTTCTTTCAGCTTTGGAGGTGGGTGGATCATAGTATACATACTGGTATCTGTACCTCTACAACCCACATATATTTTTATCTGAGTTTTGCAAATGGTGCTTGTTGCTATGTTGTTGGTAGCGCTATCTCTCTTTTTATCGTTTTTGTCTATTCGTTTTCTTTTCCTAAAGATATTTATCTTTATTTGATTATGAATTCtcgtatacttttttttttttttgtctgaaGATGAGATCTCTAATACTATTAACTATGAGAATGTCCTATATCTAAATCCCAATCTTAAAAAAGGAATAGGAAAGAAAAAGTTAACCatgtttatttaaaatatttgtaTTTTGTCACTTTTAATGATAAAATACCTTAACAATTTGTGTCTTATGTTAAAAAGGCTAGCGACGCAAATTGGTGCCTTAATAATAAAGGTGAGGCTTGTCAATTGTAATTTAAATCTCACTATTGTAATCTCTCTCCTcaatatacatatattttttaaaaagctAGACGActattttcaataaataaataaataaaaaaaagaaagcttTTTTTCTTAAATGAAAAAAGAAGGATAGCAATTTGAATTAGAATTCAAATTCACAATCTTCATTTAAACTCTTTCATCAATTTCTGATTGATTAATTAGCACAAAGTCCAATACATTCTAAGAATTATGTTTATCATTACAAGCTTCTTTAACTAATGTGAACCCAATTTGCGTACTTGATGGAGAGCCAAATCTTTTTCTCAATCACTTACTCTGATTATATCAGGTGGCATAtaatatatatgaaaattaaattaattgatggAGATTTTTTTAACCTAAACAATGTAAACAGGATCATAATTAATAGTTTCTGAAATAAATGTGAATCCGACATGCATGCATGGAGAATGGAGAATCAAATCCATACAGGTGAGGAGAAGGTTGTTTTGTATTCAAGACATGATTACTGTACATACATATTTATAAATATGCAAGATGTCAATAACCATTATAAGTCTTCAACGAGATATGTTCTCCGATAATCAAAAGGTATTTATACAAAGAATATATTTGTTTATTGAGAATAgggaaattaaattatttaattacaaaGAGCAAGGGAGACCATTTGGAGGATACTGTAGAGATCAGTGAAATGAAGCGACTTGGTTGCTTCTTTCCAGGCCAGCTTGTCATGGACTggcatcctctctctctctctctctcactcacacAGACTTGCAGAGACACACACATGAAAAGTACCCTTCTACCAGCTTTCTCTGCACCTCTCTTTTTTAAGCCCAGATAAAAGAACCAAAAAGACAATTGGTTTCTTTTGCATTTTCAATTCTTCGGGTTGGGTAAGTATTCTACGATGCATCTACTCTTGAATCTCTGGACTTCTtctatttaattatttacatttcTTCTTTATCTTCATTTTTAGCTTTTCTAGGATTCCTTTACTGTACCGCTGTGAAGCATTGCAGTATTGTTCCTTCCATTTCCTTTTGACCTACACTAGATCAGCTTTAAATCTAAAATATTTCTCTCCTCTACTCTTTCAGGCCGATATATTTGGAGCTTTCCTTGTGACCCTCCTCTGTGTCGCCATCCACATTGTTTCAAGGTAAATAGTCTTTACTAGCAAAATGCTTGTCTTGTTTGCAGCTTAAACAGTAAATGCCTTAgtcctaaattttcttggtattttATTTTGGGTTTGGAACTTGTTTGCCCATGAGCTAACTTCTCTCCTCAACATAAGGATGCAATTATCCGGCGTCTTTAGATTCTGGGTAGAACTTTAAATGGCACAATTTAGACCGTATTGTATTATACAGATATTTTCCTTGTTTAATCAAAATGATATCTGAGCTCTTTCCAATGCCTGAGGTATTTATTTGTTTATCTTAGGGTACAGATTATCTATTCGTCCAATGCCAACCTTATTTACCTCCGAAACATAGCCATAAATGCAACTTCCTTGTTGAAAACTCTGCGTTTTGGTCTTGTACGTAGTTGAAGCATAAAATAAGTTGATATTGTTGTCCTAATTGCGTAAGGAATTATGGAAGAGAGCTTTGTGCCATTTCGTGGAATCAAGAACGATCTAAAAGGGAGATTGATGTGTTACAAGCAGGATTGGATGGGTGGTTTCAGGGCAGGCTTCAGGTACATCTTTCTCTTGCCATGAGAGAAATTTCAATATTATCATTTATTATAGGATTGTGTTATCAACGTGGTTCAGTTTGAAAGTTTGCCTTTTCGATTTCTACTGCtgaattttatctttttttttttttttgaaagcaaTTTTGTCTTCAAATGATGCGCTCTTTTTTGTATCCTGTTATGATTTTCTCAGGATTTTAGCACCCACCACATACATTTTTTTTGCCTCAGCAATTCCAGTTATTTCATTCGGAGAACAGTTGGAAAGAGATACAGGTAATTTACATAATCTTATTTTGTTCTAAGTGGTTACTCTCTTTGTGTGGACAAGTATATAATTTAAGTTCTTATATTCTTCCTTTCTTTTGGCAGACGGGGTTCTCACAGCTGTTCAAACATTGGCTTCTACTGCATTGTGTGGAACTATACATTCCATTATTGGAGGTCAGCCTTTGCTGATCCTAGGAGTTGCAGAGCCAACTGTAATTATGTACACGTTCATGTTCAATTTTGCTAAAAGTAGACCTGACTTGGGATCAAAGCTCTTCCTGGCATGGACGGGATGGTATGGACTATAGTCTTTGCTTTTGCCTTTCAAAATGTACTTATGTGATTTCTGCTTGAATTTTTATCACAATGATATTTACTGACTTTTGTTAGTTTTAGGCTTCTTTTTGTATTCTTACTCAACATTTAAATGTCTGCTGCCATTATATGGCTGTTTGGATGAGCAGGGTATGCGTGTGGACAGCGATCTTGTTGTTTCTACTGGCTATTTTAGGAGCTTGCTCCATTATCAATAGGTTTACTCGCCTTGCTGGAGAATTGTTTGGTCTTCTGATTGCCATGCTTTTCATGCAGGAAGCTATCAAAGTAAGATGACAAACCTTGTTCTTCTCTTTACACCTTATGTCTAATAATATAATCAATGGAATTCCTAAAATTGCTATTCTCAATTCAGTTCCTGAGATTTTGCAAAAGCAATTAATCAATTACATTATGCATAGAAGATTATGATGCTTTTACTGTTGATTTGCATCTCTATAGTACCATATTTGAATTTTAAGTTGGTTTTGAAAGGGAATTATTGGTGAAATTCGCATACCTGAAAGAGAAAATCCAAAGTCAATTCAGTTTGAATACTCATGGAGATTTGCAAATGGGATGTTTGCTTTGGTTCTCTCGTTTGGCCTTCTGCTGACAGCATTAAAAAGCAGAAAAGCAAGGTCTTGGCGCTATGGTTCTGGTAAGTGGGTTGAATCTCAGTGAAAAGCTCAGTCTCACAATCACAACTTTGTAtatttgataataaaaaaataaaaaacattgATTAGAATAGCTATTATTACTTTCTTACAGGGTCTCTTCGAGGCTGCATAGCAGATTATGGTGTGCCATTGATGGTGCTGGTTTGGACTGCTGTTTCCTATATTCCGTCAGGAAGTATTCCAAAAGGAATCCCAAGGCGTCTTTTCAGTCCAAATCCATGGTCAACAGGGGCATATGAGAACTGGACTGTCATGAAGGCATGGCATTCATTTTTCTTATTCTGTGTCTGTAATTCTCCTGTTTCTTAGACCCAAATATTGAGTTAACACTAACAGCTTATGCACAAAACTGACAGGATATGCTAAATGTGCCAGTTATTTATATAATTGGAGCTTTTGTTCCAGCTACAATGATTGCAGTGCTCTATTATTTTGACCACAGTGTAGCATCTCAGCTTGCTCAGCAGAAGGAATTCAATTTGAGAAAACCGCCTTCTTTCCATTATGATTTACTGCTTTTAGGATTCATGGTACAAGCACCTCTCTTTTTGATGCATACCGCTAGTatatgattgaaaaatattgtgttgttaAATTTCTGAAATCGTGTAATGGTTTGGCAGGTCTTTTTATGTGGTCTTATTGGAATCCCTCCATCAAATGGTGTCATTCCTCAATCTCCCATGCACACTAAGAGTTTGGCTACACTAAAGCACCAAGTATGCATAAATAGTCTAGGCGTAGGCATTTTGCATTCTTTGTGACTCCAAACTTAAACTTACCTACATCTGAAGTGCTTTTGCcacctttttttaaaaaaaaatttgtgatTATGAGGTTTTTCTTTTACAAGCAGTAAAATTGCCCCTAAAATCCTGATGAGTGATGAGCAAAGATGGAAAAATCAAATGTATCAGGTCACATGCGCATGCATTAGTTATTTTACATCAGTATCTACATGTTATGCAGTTGCTTCGTAATCGACTTGTGGCAACAGCTCGCAAATGTATGAGTAAGAAGTCAACCTTGGGACAAGTGTATGAAAGCATGCAAGAAGCCTACCAACAGATGCAGACCCCCTTGATTTATCAGGAACCCTCTGCCCAGGTATATTGACTTGTTTTTAAGTTAATTCATACATAAAAAGGTTACTATTGGTGATCCAATTGTGTGCGTAACAATTAATGGTAAATAGCATGGTTTTGAAACTTGACAAAACCAAGCATTTAGGACAATAAGCCAATGGTTCTATTTACAGTGATAAGtatcaaaattttatatattggatagaaaagaaggggtagacctaaattgatttagaggagagtagtacaacatgatttagaaacattatacatttttgaggatttaacccaaaatcgtttagagtgaagaaagagaatccatataaccgacctcaataaatttttgggacaaaggtttagttgagttgagttgagttggatTATGCAAGTCTTGGATGACTATCTATAGATTTTTTGTTTTTGCAGTGAAtgattcaatatatatatatatatatatatatatatatatatatatatattccttagTTTGATCAGTGAATATGGGGCtgactattaccttgcctaaatttTTCATGTGATCAGGgattaaaagaattgaaagatTCAACTATTCAGATGGCCTCAATTGGGAATATTGATGCTCCGGTTGATGAGACAGTATTTGATGTTGAGAAGGAGATTGATGATTTATTGCCTGTTGAGGTGAAAGAACAACGGGTTAGTAACTTGCTTCAAGCTATAATGGTAGGAGGATGTGTTGCGGCCATGCCTTTCATAAAAAAGATCCCAACATCAGTTCTCTGGGGTTATTTTGCTTTCATGGCCATTGAGAGCTTACCGGGTAACCAGTTTTGGGAGAGAATCTTATTGCTTTTCACAGCTCCAAGCAGAAGATACAAGTAACCAACtcattcctttttcttctttgtttTACCTTACCTATGTGCAGAAAATTATGTGATTCTATCTTTTTGCCTTCTCGTACTAATTTCCCATTTATTTTCCCTTTCCAGAGTTCTTGAGGAATACCATGCCACTTTTGTGGAAACTGTGCCTTTCAAGACGATTGCAATTTTCACTATCTTTCAGACTGCTTACTTGCTTGTCTGTTTTGGCATTACATGGATTCCAATTGCTGGGGTTCTTTTCCCTTTAATGATCATGCTTTTGGTTCCTGTGAGACAATACATTTTGCCCAAGTTTTTCAAAGGAGCCCACCTCCAGGATCTGGATGCTGCAGAGTACGAAGAGGCTCCAGCCTTACCATTCAATCTAGCAACTGTGAgtttttacttttctatttatTTACAAGCATCAAGTGAAATATTAATATCAACCTTGCCTATTCTTGATAGCACTAACAAGAAAATTTATCGATACCTATAGTTTGAGATGTCATATGTTACTTACGGGAGCCTATGTTTCTTGGGTTTGTTATTGTTTAATACCAGGAGGCAGAGATGAGTAGGTCAGCCTCATTTGCAGATGATGGGGAAATTCTAGATGGGATGATCACTCGAAGCAGAGGTGAGATAAAAAGCATTCGCAGCCCCAGGGTTGCAAGCTCCACTTCAACTCCATCCAAAGAATTCAAGACCATTCACAGCCCACGGTTTTCAGATAAGGTATATAGCCCTCGTGTTAGTGAACTGAGAGGAGAGCTAAGTCCTCGTCAAGGTGGAAGAGGACCATTTAGTCCAAGAGCAGGAGAAGCAAGACCTTCCAATTTGGGAAAAACTGGTTAGAAATGGTATATCATTACCGAATATTGATGGCCACTTGTTCATTAACCAGGAAAAAGAATCACAAGTCATGGATAGTTTAATGTAGGAAGTGTATTATGGGAATTCACATTAggtcttttgttatttttttgtTGTTAGTGAGGTTAGTAGTTGTAAAATGTTTACCTAACAGGAAGAAATTTGTAATCAGAAAAGCCAGCAAGCAAAGAAATTAAATTGCATGTTATTGATTTCCACCATCAATTGACAAGAATATACATTTTGCACCAGTGTACTACCAATGAGGCAGAGGCATGGGTAGCCATCACTGCGCAGACTAAGTGCTGCTTCTTAACATCAAAGATTACTTCTTAAGGAGAAATCATTTTCACTATTCTCCATGTTAAGACACAAGGCAAAAGGCAAGAAAATCAGAAGCTATAGTAGTGCCATTTGAAGGAATATTGATTTGCCTTAGAGAAATAGGTATACTGCCATGAAAACTGATGAAACTGATCCCTACTCAACATGTCAGTGTCAAAGAAACCGATGAAAACATAAACAGCGCAGTACCATTTAAGGCACGCAAGAACAAAATGGACATTacctgaaataataataataataataataataataataattattattattattattattattattattattattcaatgcGAATTATTACATTTCAGACCTCAAATGGCATAATATTGCAGTTGGGGGCCAAGACTTTACCCGAGTTTGATGTGTGAATTTGGCTCCTCGTATTAGTCCACATCCCACTCCATCAGCATCAAGGACAAGCTGCGGCTGCTCTTATTATtgtcttactttttttttttttttttacccttcTGCCATTTAAACTGGGCTTAGCCATTGGATCGGTTCCAAACCAGAATCAGCAATTCAAGATTTGACTAAGGAATCGGAATCAAATTGATTGGCCATGATTCCAGCAACTTCTAGTCCgattcaatttcaatttcaatttcgaTTCTAATTTTGTACAGTTTTGGTTTTGATTAATAAACAATTTGATTCATATAGCGCCGCCATtttgttttttcctttttaaatctgGTTTAAGCTCAGCCAAAACCAGTGGTTTGAATTGCTGATTCCGGTTTAATGCTTGAGGAGCAGGGATCAAAACCAATCCCTGTAGCTGGTCCTATTCTGATTCAGAACCTTGAGTCACTGACTCAAGCCCGTCCTGATCTAGTTAAGGGCCTAAACCAACCCCTGGCTGGGCCTACAATCAACCGGTACAAAATAAATTATAGTGCTTGGaaaacttaaaatatatatatatatatatatatatatatatatatatatatatatatatatatatatatattccaccAACAGCAAAATAAATCGAGGATGCTTGTTTTGCCACTTGTGTATTCAATCATATCGTGACATCATGGCAAGAACTCAAGTTATTACCAGGCACCAGCCACCCTGGATTGGTAGCAAGCACTTTTGCAATATGACTCGGTTCATCCACATATCAGTCCACTTCACACAAGTGACAATTACTTGACATTCTAGCGATGTTGAATGAAGCTGGCAGTAAACGAGTAAGGTGCTTGTTCAGAGGACGCAAAATAAAATAACAACCAGGACAGGAATGAAGTTAAAGAGTGGATGTAATTCTACAGGGTTCGTGTTCATAAATGGAAGAACTTTGGGTCCTAGTCCTCGATTAAAGAGGCAGTGGCCCAATTGGATATGGTATACGGGAAGACCTTTCTTTCGCTTCAAGATCCTTCAAGCAATGGGATGTAACTTGgtaaaaagtgaaaaaaaaaatgacgCAGAAACTTTTAAAAACAAAGACGAATATAAATCTCCATAGACCAACTTTCCACTGTTCTCAAGTCAAGTGAAAAGGACGCACGCACAGTTACCTTAAACCTGATCCTAAAAGCATACGAGACAGATCACAGACTTTCCTGGAAGAAACTTGTCAGAGCATATTGACGCCAGCCTATAATGATGACATGGAAGATGACAAGTATAATAACCGGGCAGATCTATAACATCAACTCCTGTATGAAACCATCCAGGAAAGAAAAACAGCGAAAATTGGTCCCCCTGCTGCATTAAATTTCAGAATCACATAACGATTATCAATAACCTAATGAGCATTTGACTTGCTACCCTTCACTCTGTTATCATGCACATTATTCATTACTGTTTATGATATTGAAGAAAACAACATACAGAAAGCCAGTATGATAAATCCTGCCGTGATATTTCATTCAGCACAAGAAGCTTGAACACTCACCAGATGATAGTCATAAACATAAACAGAAGATGATAACAGTACAGAGGTCTTGCTCTTTATTTATATGTTAACTGAAAATTTTCATCTAATAAACCAACTTCAATCATAGATCGAAAAATTCCAAACAAAAATCATGTGCTTTTGCTGAATTTACGACCAGACACCTTCTCAGACTCATAAATTATGTGGTTGATAAGTCCTCTTGCAGCACTACAAAACCCAGAAGAAATCAAGTTAAACTTTACAGTGGTGTTGCTATCAGAGAAATGAAATAACAAAACTGTATGTGTGAATGCATGTATTAGCAACCTCTACTCCAGCTGTGCACAATAAATACACAAGATGAAGTAACACTTCCTAAAACATGGATAATGACATGGGAGCAACAAATGTGGACCTGTACTTACTCATCCTTCAATTTCTGAATTTT belongs to Hevea brasiliensis isolate MT/VB/25A 57/8 chromosome 4, ASM3005281v1, whole genome shotgun sequence and includes:
- the LOC110637228 gene encoding probable boron transporter 2, translating into MEESFVPFRGIKNDLKGRLMCYKQDWMGGFRAGFRILAPTTYIFFASAIPVISFGEQLERDTDGVLTAVQTLASTALCGTIHSIIGGQPLLILGVAEPTVIMYTFMFNFAKSRPDLGSKLFLAWTGWVCVWTAILLFLLAILGACSIINRFTRLAGELFGLLIAMLFMQEAIKGIIGEIRIPERENPKSIQFEYSWRFANGMFALVLSFGLLLTALKSRKARSWRYGSGSLRGCIADYGVPLMVLVWTAVSYIPSGSIPKGIPRRLFSPNPWSTGAYENWTVMKDMLNVPVIYIIGAFVPATMIAVLYYFDHSVASQLAQQKEFNLRKPPSFHYDLLLLGFMVFLCGLIGIPPSNGVIPQSPMHTKSLATLKHQLLRNRLVATARKCMSKKSTLGQVYESMQEAYQQMQTPLIYQEPSAQGLKELKDSTIQMASIGNIDAPVDETVFDVEKEIDDLLPVEVKEQRVSNLLQAIMVGGCVAAMPFIKKIPTSVLWGYFAFMAIESLPGNQFWERILLLFTAPSRRYKVLEEYHATFVETVPFKTIAIFTIFQTAYLLVCFGITWIPIAGVLFPLMIMLLVPVRQYILPKFFKGAHLQDLDAAEYEEAPALPFNLATEAEMSRSASFADDGEILDGMITRSRGEIKSIRSPRVASSTSTPSKEFKTIHSPRFSDKVYSPRVSELRGELSPRQGGRGPFSPRAGEARPSNLGKTG